From the genome of Trichosurus vulpecula isolate mTriVul1 chromosome X, mTriVul1.pri, whole genome shotgun sequence:
TGCTAACAGGTGGATTAATTAATACACTGCAAAATTCAACCTGAAAACTCTTCTACTTATCAGGATCTGTGGTAGGAAGGAATGGTTATAATTAGTActgaaagacaaaagagaaaacaggttGAGAAggtagggttaaaaaaaaagccttatatTGACCAAGGGATTTAACTGGAGATAAAAACCTGTTATAAAAGCATGAGTTTAGGCATGAAAAAAAGCCCAGTTTTTTATTTCACCTCATGAATGCTTGCTGATCTGCTCTCCATACTGGTTCTCTGCCATAGTGGACATACTGGACGTTCTGGAAGCTGTTCTGGAAGCCGTTGTGGGAGCTGCTCTGGGCGTTCTTGTGGACATGAGATGCTCCAGAACCAAGGCCGTACAAGTATCCAGAATACTTGGCGTCGTCAATGTGGTCTTCAAAGAACATTTCTCTCATTTTGAAAAAGGCCATTCCCGTGAGCAAGGAATCGGACCCCGCCTGGTGTTGGGAGCCAATGCGCTCCAGCGCCAGCTGAGTGGCCACTTCCTGCAGTCCACCCCTGAGGGTTTTGCAGCTCTTCATGAGGTACTTGATGTCATAGATGACGGGAAAAAAGAGTCGGAGGATCTCGAAGAAGTCGTGGGCTTCTTCGGGCAAGGGAGAGTTGGTGAGGATCTTGATGAAGTAGCCGAAGTCATAACCGCTGTGGAAGGATAGCCATTTGACCCCTTCACACAGCACCACTCCCGATGTCATCAGGAGCTCTGCAAAATACTGTGCCTCGATGCCTTCTTCCTCGTGCTTCTTGAACTGGATCCCAGACATGGTGAGGAGCTCGATGGAGTCTTGGGCGTACATGTCTtcctttaaattgaatttaaaattgaACTGCCAAGTGGAGGTTCCTGGAGGGCACTCTCCTTGCTCATTCATAAACGTCAGTCCCAGCTGGATGATCTTCAGCCAGTCCACATTGCATCTCAGGAGTTGGTATTGGTAGTCCGCATAGCTTCTGAACTCCCCCACGGGTCTGGCCACCACACCTGGAAACTCCGTGTCCATGGCCACGTAATTGTACTGCTGGATAACGGGTCgcattttcttcatctcctcGTCCAGGTTGCAAGCCCAAACTTCCCGAATCCGCGGGCTCTGGTCGGCATGGGCAGGGGGCATGGTGGGCAGAGGCAGGGCGCGCGGCGGGGGGGCTTCGGACGCCAACAGGCAGCAGTTTCTCATCCAGCGGATCCAAGATTCGCCTCCTAAAGCACCTTTTTCGTCCCCCCGTACCTGCGCCGGGGCCGCTGCGGTCGcgcttctccacctcctcctccgcCGCCTCCTCCTCACCATGGAGACGGCCTTCCGTGGCTGCGCCCCCCaccttccctctgtcccttcccctGTTTCGTCCTtcgcccccaccccaacccaacGCCCCGCGCTGGCCGCCTGTAGAAGGAAGGGGCCGCGGGAGCCGGGTGGCGctgcccctcctctctcccaaGTCCAAGTCCAGGGAGAGAGCTGCGCGGTGACGTCAGCCTGCCTGAGAGCCGAGATGATGATGGGGCTgatgtttcttcttctctccgaTTATGGGGGTTGTGCGCCAGTGTTTCTAGGAGACCCCGGCGGAACGTCAGCCCTCGCGAGGGGTGGGGGAGCTTTCGTGCTGGGGCAAGCTGTCGCCTTCCCCCTGCGTGCAGCAACACGCCATCCCCCCGCCTGTCCGCTCCCACCCCCGCGTCCTGTCCCCCCACCCTTGCCTAGCCCCCGGGCCTTTTggaggtggtgatggtgatgaatgaatggatgcatGGATGCATGGACTGACGAAGTGAGTGACGGTGCTGACCTAAGCCCACAATTACGGGGAGGAGGACAAAGAGGAGGTGGAAGAGACGGGAGAGGAggaagcaaggagggagggaTTGCGTTTGGAAAACGGCAAATCTCTTTTAACCTTAATTTCCATATTTGAGACCTAAGGAAGAATTTCCTTGTCATACGAGTTAGCCCAGTAATGTCCAGCCTTAACCTGAGATGATGAATGAACGAATTAATTAAGCAAGCATTTAGGAAGTAATTACTATGCtcaaagcaccatgctaagctctggatgtgtgtgtgtgtgtgtgtgtgtgtgtgtgtgtgtgtgtgtgtgtgtttgctcgcGTACAAAAATAAGACATTCCCGAAAGAGCTCATGTTCTAGTGGGAAGCTAAATGATGTTCAATATTCCCTGCCAATTAAAGCCTAATCAATTTACCCACCTTTTCAGGCTCAACAAGATTACTTCCCAAAATTCATGGTGAAAATCACAGTCCACAGCTCTTTCTGTACCCCTCCTCACACAGATCCAGATGGAATGGAGTGGAATGTACCCTGAGGAAGTTCAGTCTTCCAAAGAGAAGCTTCGTTATGGGAATTATTATCCTTGATAGGGACATTATCACTGTGTTTTCACAGGGACCACTGGCCTTCTGCCACCAGTACACCTGCCACAGGGGCTCTATAGGTGCCAAGGCCATGCTGGAAATTATGCCCCCATGCCCCAGGGCTACACCCCTGAGGCTTGGATGAGATCTTGTGGGTAAAAcacttgtaaaccttaaagcactatataaatgtgagctgttatggTGGTGGGGACTGGCTGGAAGAGGGAGAGGACCTCacgggggaaagaggaaaaatgtcTGATTTAGGCCCAGTTTCAAGGAAAATTTCCTATTCATGGAAGCTGTTCCAAATGGGGATAGCCTGTCTGTGGAGGTGGGGGTTCCCCTTTCCAGCTGAGATTAGATGATCGTTTGTCAAGGATGTTATATCAGGACTCCTTTTTCtgtttgggttggactagatggctgctgagttCCCTTCCCACTATCAGTTCTGTAGTTCTTTTGTAAATACCTAGAGTGCTAGACCAGGGGATTGGGGAGACCTTggttcagattccacctctgatacttcctagctgtgtgagctggTTCAAATCCCTTCACATTTCTGAggctcagtctcctcatctgcaaagtgagcaTTATAGCTACTTAGCAGGGTTCTTgcttataaactttaaagtgtttggAGCCAGTGCTGTCCAGAGCCTCTCTACTACCCACATTCCTACCCCAAAGGAAATGTTGATAccaaggaattcttttttttttaattttctttttatttgcagttccaaattccctccctccctgcaccCTTCCCTCGTgccctgagaagtcaagcaatatgatatccataatacatatgaagttatgcaaaacatttctttattagccatgttccaaaaaaacctaaggaaaataaaggaaaaaaattatgtttcactctgcattctgagttcattggttttctctctggaggtggatagtatgtttcatcatgagtcctttggagttgtgctggatcattttattaatcacagttattaaatctttcacagttcattattattcccatattgctgttactgtgtacgttattctcctgattctgctcacttcacttattccttgctcagccattccccagttgatgggcatcccctcagtttccaattttttgccaccacaaaaagagctgctataagtatttttgtacatgtaggtccttttacttttttaactttttgggatacagagctagtagtagtattgctaggtcaaagagtgtacacaatttggttgcccttggagcatagttccaaattgttctccaaaatggttggctcagctccaccaacagtgcattagtgtcccgattttcccacattctctttagtatttgtcatttatcttttctgtcatACTAGGTTATCTGATagacacctcagagttgttttaatttgcatttctcttatcaatagtgatttagagcattttttcccatgactatagatagctttggtttcttcacctgagaactgcctgttcatgtgacttgatcatttatcaattggggaattacttctgttcttataaatttgactcagttctgtatatctttgagaaatgaggccgttatcagagacacttgctgtaaaaattatttcccagctttctgctttccttctaatcttggtggcattgattttgttgttcaaaactttttaatataatcaaaggGATCTGTTTTCTATCTTGTAATGTTCTTTGCCCTTATTTGGtaacaaattcttcccttccctataaatctgaaaggtaaactattctttgatcttctgatttgcttatggtatcaccctttgtgtctaaatcatgtaaccattttgaccttctcttggtATACCCCCATAAAATCTTTATCCTACAGATAATTCCTTGGCTGGAGGTTTCAGCAGCATGTGCTGTTTGAAGTTTGCTCAGACTTTTGTGGGAATTTTGTTTGCTTAACTAGGCATATTTGTTaccagagttttgtttttgattttctttcttctgtgcaggaaggaaggaatggacctagaagggagagaaaattaatacttgttcattgaagacagtcaagtaaaataaaagttatatttcTAGTGTGGATTCCCTCAAAGGAAATAAGCAAGTGGAGAGAGGGATAAGTTTGAGGAAAAAGATAGTTGTGACCTTGCTGAGATCCTATTAACTAGTTGGTGTTCTCACAGGGCAGGTGGGACTTGGCTGGTGGTCTCTTTAGGGGTCTGGGATTTTATTGATGGTCTGGTTGGAGGTTTGGAATCTATTGGATAATTTGGCTGGGgctcttttttttacttccaaaatttctttatttcaatgATGAACTttgtaggaaaaaagaaaacaattccaattttacaaatgagtatcAAGGCACATTATTCCTCACATTCAGGCTGGGGAAGGCAAGAGATCCATCCTTTCTCTACCCTTTCAGAGCACTCAGTTAAAATAGTCCCCAAGACAGACAGACCTGAGCTCGGTGGTCTCAGTGGGGTCCTAGAACCCAAGTGGTGGGCTCACCTGGGACCTGGGATTTGATTGGTGGTTTTCATTTGGGCCAGGTAGTTAAGTAAAAGTCTCAGTGTATGCCTGACACCTAACTGTAGGTCCCCTGTTGAGTCTGACTACCCATGGCCAACACCAACCTTGGGAATTCTGCAGTGGTTGGGAttatgagggaggggaagaggtttGTTCTTCCAGTCTCAAATTCCTTGTCATCTCCATAAGAGGCTGCTGCAGATTCTTCCAAGAGGCAACTTCCATGAAGACTGTCACTCGGATACCAGGGTCCTACTGAGATTGCCATTTAGGGATCAGGACTCCATTACGATCATTAACTGGCTGGAAAGACTATGagaaaaatggggggaaagtggaagagagaaataaaaataacttcaAGAAAGAGACAGTAGGACTAGCTCCCTTGAAAGTGCTCCAGGGAAGGAGATGCCATGGTCACCACTTTATAAAGGAGGTGCTGATGTCTGAcccaaacactttggaaaaaaaGAGTCCCAGAGTAGCCATTAGGACCTAACATGTCATCTCCAGATCACCAAGAATTTGTCGCTGGAAGAACTGAACCAGTCACCTCctctccttgtgcctcagtttccttgtctgtcaaatgagctgttTATGCTCAGTTATTTTTAACGTCCCTTCAAGTTCTCACATTTGAAGTTTTattgtcctttccagctcttatattctgtgtttttgtattttctgttctcttccagctctaacgttacatattctgtgttctagggaCGTTTCCAGCTCTGACTTACTCTCTTCTATGGTCTCTTCGAtccattccctgttctcagctCCCTCCCCAGTCTAACATTCCACATTCTGTGTGCTCACTGCCTCTTGGGTTGGGATTCTCTTTGCTCTAAAGCCTCTTGTTTCTCTAATATTGTATATTTTAAGGATCtccctagctctgacattcaagGTGCTCTCaattctaacattccatgttctaacacTCTTTTACAGCACCTCTGTtttgacatcctctgttctatgATTAGAAACAATTTTAACTTATTGAAGTTTACCTTTGGTCTGTTGCAACATTCCTTTAAGCACATCTCTTTTCCCAGATACTTCCCTCTCTATTGTATCCCCTTTGGATGCCCCCAGGGTGCCTAGGGTCTCACTGTCCTGAAAGGCATACTTTGAACATCTCTTCCTCCAAAGTCACCTGTATTCTATGGGCCCTGAGAAGCTCCCCTACCCCAGTTCTTTGACAATGCTAAATGCATAATTGTGTCATTTGAATATAGGGTAAATACTTCTTCCAGGGGGAGAAATGTTCTAATAGGGGCccgatatagtagatagagtgctggatatgaattcaagaagacctgaattcaaatcctgccacacacaggtgctagctgtgtgaccctagggaaggcacttaacctctctgtgcctcagattccttatctacaaaatgagaagggGCTTGGACTCactggtctctaaggtcccttccagctttaaaaattATGATCCTACCCTTTTCTAACCATGTAAGTTCACTCTCCCACCTGCTCTATGTCTCCCCACTCCCAGATGGATAGAGACTACATTATTTttgttgggaagggaagaaggtttCTGGTGTCTCTCAAGTCATCAATGTGGCCAGAAATATCCCAATCCAAATCTAGGTTGGTTCCAGAGTCCCCCAGTCTGTCTGGGGCATGAGAATCAGTATTTACATGCTGGTTTAGATATGCTAAAGTTTGCACTGAGAGAGGATTGTGTGAAGGAGCCTAGACAGCAAAGGTGCCCACAAAGCTGCTCCTGTGTGAACCAGGGCCAGGCAGGGAGCATAAAGTTCAGTTGAGAGTCTCTGGAAAGAGAAAATTGCCTGGTCTGATTGAGAGAAGCAGCGGGAGCAGCCTTGGGGAAAGGCTTGAAATCAGCAGAGGAGGAGGGTCTGGGCAAGTTAATCCCTGTGAGTGGCAGCCCAGGCTGGTGGGCCctttagggagggggaggggctgggagggCAATTAGGAGCTTCAGCTGCCTGTGCTTCAGTgctagaatcatggaatcttcCAATCACAGACCCCCAGAGTTGGAGGGGACTGCAGATGCCTCGTTTCTGCCCAGGCCTGAGCGCCAATCCCCTGGACAGCACTGAGGACTCGTGGGCATCCAGCCAGTGCTGGAGAACTCAGTCCTTTTCCCTTAAGGCAGCCTCTTCCCGTTGGGGCAGCTGCCTCATGGAGGGAGAGCAGTGATTTCAGCCtgatccccctccctcctcccaactaGAGAGAGTCTTCAAAGCTTCTcaatcctcccttccctccctccatcataGAGGGCTAGAAGTGGCATCTCTGGGTATCAGGGCAGCCTTTCCACAGGGATCCATCCAAGGACCTAGTCCTGaaaggaatgtcagaggtgggtctGGAACCCCAAAGAGGTCCAGTGTATTGTCATGGTGACCCAGGTTACTATAACCTTAGAAAGTAAGAACCAGGATTCCAAACCAGGCCCTCTGATTCAAccccagtgttctgtccattaCATGGTAGCTATCTGTCACTTCAGGGAGTGGAGAAAGAGGTAAATAGGCTTAAATAATGTCGATATAAATGAGGATTCATCTACATTGGAAACCTTAGCCAGGAACTGCCCtggggaggggaatgttggggTCCTGGAGGGAAGGCCCTCCCCTACATGAGCTCAGATCTAACCATGGTTCCCTCCaggactgaggctcagaggtcaGTCAGGTTAGGCAGGGAGGCTGCAAGCATAGTGGTTCAGGTGGGGGGTAGCAGCAGGGCTGGTCCCAGGTAGCCTGGCAGTTCAGCCCTGGCTTAATGAATGAGGCAGTGACCTCCAGAGAGTCTTTAGGGGAGAGTAGGGAAGGAGAATTGGaagttcatagatttaaagtggAGGACACCCTTGGAGAGAAGGAGGAACTTGTCAAGGGGATTCACAGAATATTTAGCAAATAATGATATTATCCCATCAATGAAGTTACAAATGTATTGAAATGTGTATCCATGGAGAAGGAAAGTTGATCTCTATATGCAGTAGAATTTATTGCATTTCTCACTGattaagggggatgggaaggttTACTGAAAAGCCAAGGGTTTTGAGGCCTGAAAAAGTAGAGAATCTCTGCTCTCAACCAACCATCTGAACCACAGCATAGAGGAGGAAGGGCAGGGAACCTAGTCCTGACTCCAAACACTTTCTGTTACACTCAGCCCAGGCCagatccctgcttccttcacaCTTTCTACAGTCAAACACAGTCTGGTAGATTCCCCCACTTTGGCCTTATGTTCTCCTAGAACATACAGTCAGGCTGTGTCTCCAGCAGGACACAAACAAAGGAAACCACACAATTTCTCCTAAGAGTAAAAGCAGATGGCAATCCCCAGAAAGGTTCCCCAGAGAGGATCCAGTCTGGGCatcacctcccttctctctcacctccctgtCCCTTGGCTACCCGAACCTGTACCAACATACCCTTCCAATGCCTTTGGGTAACTCGGCAGGGCATGACACCACTCTTGGCTGCAGAGAGTCCTGCTCAGGTGCTTCCTCCTGTTCTTGGGTGCCCACCCCACTCCCTGGCTGAGAAGCTTTGGAGCTGTGGACCTTTTCCCAGTTCTCCAGGTGCCTGGTCTCGCACCTTTAGCACTGTGCCcctgaaggagggagggggagcctGCTGTTCGGTTTTGTTCATTCCCTTTCATTTGGGGGTAAGAAAAGccaagaaagaatgaggaaagcCAGGCCCAGGCAATGAGGGGAGCTTCTGGTTTTGGTTCCTGCTGGCTTTCTCCTTGTGCTATACCAGCCCTACTGTTGAGGTTGGGACggagtccaggaaccccaagactggagttcccagacagggtcattgaTGGGGGGTGCCCCTCAAGGACCacagtactggagagggtcaaggctgtctggaatgaattcaggatctcaagtattctttaagtcaaggtggcaaagatttattatgcttttcagtgggcaagagttcttagcgaacctgcaaccttacaggggtgcaggtaaagtttatataggataaactTTAGTAAAACATGtaccaaatatgttaattaggtgattcagggcAGTATCAGGGAGTGGTTAaagagtggtcagttcttaaaggaacatgccctttttgtatctactctgcaggtatcttacccaaagttcactgggaaatagcccaaggggtgacttcatggaggtgtggttttaggcctgaaatgtcactaagtcaactaatggtcagggctgactggaaaatACCCAGGCTGCTTTCATCAAtttcttgttagacaagataaatgtaaaggagtgtgtgtgtgtgtgtgtgtgtgtgtgtgtgtgtgtgtgtgtgtgtgtctaggtctaggtctagcatgcataagtcagtgagtagtaaatatctctatgacccagtacacagcctGTTCAGCCAGTACACAGctggttcaaactaataaattctataggtacagctggccactgtatcaggaagagacataagtgttttgctagggcatactgtcctgttttgctagagagaaactccTAGGGACAGTATTTTGTAGccagggagagatgtgattttgaaactggatgtgattttggaattgggatccaagcacaggcactcAAGCATCCCATCACTACTAAAGACATGCTGGGGAAGTCAGGTCACAGTGGAGCCTCTGGGAGGTTGGGATGGCTGAGTCAGGAGGAGGCTGGTCTGAGCCCATCAGTGAGTGACTTGCTAGTGCTTCAGCTATAGGGCAGGGGACAAAGCCAGGAGGTGCccatcagaggacctgagtaaGCTTGATGATCCAGGCTGAGTCCCACAATGATTCACATCCCTGGTGCTCCCTGGTCTTCCATTTCCTCATGAGATGTTGACTCTGCTGGCCTGAGTTCCTGTTCTACCAATTGTGGTGGGGTGGCCAGGGTGGGGGATGCATTTTGGGAATCATAACCAGTTCCCTGGCCTGCCTTTTTATCTGAGATGGGTTCCCTTACCACTTTGAAGCCTGCACATGGGATCTTTGGGAGAACACAGAGGGGGATCCTTttccttgggggcaggaggaAGACTGAAGAGGACTTCCTACTCAGAAGCTGGGAGGTTTTTCCCCAATCCTAGCTAGCTGCCCCCTTTCTAGCCCTTTCCATCCCCCAAGGCTAGTAGTCAGGGACACCTGTGGGACTGACTCATCATACACCCAATGACTGTCATCTGATTTCTCCCCAAAGTCCTTCTCCTAGCCCCATATGCAGGGATTTTTGGAGCCAAGACATGGCTCCAGCTCCCCCCACTCCAGCTCTGGCCTCCCCATGGCATTGCCTCTTGTAAGGAGGCATTGAGGTTGACTCTGAAGGGCGCCCATTGGTCACTCTGACCAGTGCATCAGATGACTATCTGGGCAGTGGAGACAGAGCTGGggcagtggacagagggctggacTTAGAGGCAGAGAAAGACCTAGGGTCCCATCTGGCTCCTGACCcctgctagctctgtgaccttggggaaggagtccatgccccaccccacctttctctgcctcagtttccaaggTAGGGGTTGGCCATCAGCTCTGGGGCCTCTTCTGACTGTGCCTCTGTGGATGACCCTGTGAGGTCCTTTGGCCAGAGGCAGTGTGCTGTGGTGGTAGAAGCATTAGACCAGAGGGATGGGACcctaccccaccctacccccttcCCAGCTGGGCCCATGGGCAGattccttcccctttctgggtTGCCTCAGCTTCTACCTGTGCATCTGAGCTCCTGTACTTTGGGCCACCCCACGAGGAGgtggtgagctccctgtcactggaaggagggagggaggcctaGCCTTTGGCTTCCCTGGGGCCAGGGTGGTGGCTTGGGGGGGGGAGCTATGGGTGTGAGAGGCTGTGTGCACAGCAGGGGGGGAAGAGCCAGGAGCTCCTTCCAGGGGCTTTCTACTCCCTTTGGAGCCTATGGCCAGGCCCTGGCGGTGCTggcctctcctcattggcttgtcTCTCCCGGGGCACGCCCACCTCTGGGACTGGCCTCCTTGCCCAAGTCCCTGCCTCCCCCATAGCTCCCTCCTGGGGGTGTCATGTGACATGTGCCCTGCTTCTCTGCTCTAAGTGGGGCTGGGTGTGCCCCCAGCCCTTCACAATTGGCTGCAGGTTCCAGGGAGTCTTCTTTTGTTTAGACTCCCTGGGCCTGGCCCTTGTGTGGGGAAGGGTCATTGGGGAAGTGAGGTGGGGGAGACTGCCACAGGAGCAGAAGGGTGAGGGGAGGCAATGGAGAACCAAGCAAGCTAATTATTGAGGTTCCACAAGCAAAGAGCAGAACCCCTTTCCTTTGTGCCACCAGAAATGCAGCCCACTGCCCAAGGGAAGGAAAAGCCTCGAATGGGCTACATGCCAAGGGTTCTGAGAACTTGATCCTCTTACACTGGGACAG
Proteins encoded in this window:
- the LOC118832632 gene encoding CCR4-NOT transcription complex subunit 7-like, producing MRNCCLLASEAPPPRALPLPTMPPAHADQSPRIREVWACNLDEEMKKMRPVIQQYNYVAMDTEFPGVVARPVGEFRSYADYQYQLLRCNVDWLKIIQLGLTFMNEQGECPPGTSTWQFNFKFNLKEDMYAQDSIELLTMSGIQFKKHEEEGIEAQYFAELLMTSGVVLCEGVKWLSFHSGYDFGYFIKILTNSPLPEEAHDFFEILRLFFPVIYDIKYLMKSCKTLRGGLQEVATQLALERIGSQHQAGSDSLLTGMAFFKMREMFFEDHIDDAKYSGYLYGLGSGASHVHKNAQSSSHNGFQNSFQNVQYVHYGREPVWRADQQAFMSIQEMPECEVEDHQFYNYGE